Proteins encoded together in one Nitratidesulfovibrio sp. window:
- a CDS encoding CerR family C-terminal domain-containing protein gives MKKSSDRNSGQGSREQGREQGRESTRQRLLEAAGMVFAEHGYDRATGKEICERAGANPAAINYHFGGKDKLYAAALHEAHRRFLTAEDLRVALPPGTPAAERVGIIIRDLLSNLLTTDPSAWQLKLMTQEMMRPTPFLDELVRAEIVPKSMFLRAAVAELLGRPDSHPSVQLSCMNIIALCLSQYLNREIFRRVFPALALSADGLELLTAHTLSFVTGGLRQVAATLPGAPGAPLPQETP, from the coding sequence ATGAAGAAGTCGTCCGATCGGAACAGCGGCCAGGGCAGCCGCGAACAGGGCCGGGAACAGGGCCGCGAATCCACCCGCCAGCGCCTGCTGGAGGCGGCGGGCATGGTCTTTGCCGAGCACGGCTACGACCGGGCCACCGGCAAGGAAATCTGCGAGCGGGCCGGGGCCAACCCCGCAGCCATCAACTACCATTTCGGCGGCAAGGACAAGCTGTACGCCGCCGCCCTGCACGAGGCGCACCGCCGCTTCCTCACGGCGGAAGACCTGCGCGTCGCGCTGCCGCCGGGCACGCCAGCGGCGGAACGGGTGGGCATCATCATCCGCGACCTGCTGTCCAACCTGCTCACGACAGACCCTTCCGCCTGGCAGCTCAAGCTGATGACCCAGGAAATGATGCGCCCCACCCCCTTTCTGGACGAACTGGTGCGCGCCGAAATCGTGCCCAAGTCCATGTTCCTGCGCGCGGCGGTGGCCGAACTGCTGGGCCGCCCAGACAGCCATCCTTCCGTCCAGCTTTCGTGCATGAACATCATCGCCCTGTGCCTCAGCCAGTATCTGAACCGCGAAATTTTTCGTCGGGTGTTCCCCGCCCTGGCCCTTTCGGCGGACGGACTGGAATTGCTCACCGCACACACCCTGTCCTTCGTCACCGGCGGGCTGCGGCAGGTGGCCGCCACATTGCCGGGGGCGCCGGGGGCACCCTTGCCGCAGGAGACACCATGA
- a CDS encoding efflux transporter outer membrane subunit, which produces MLPALLILALAGCAVGPDYDRPAPPAAPTEWSAAATRPEIAPKVSGNADKNGAAPKDSDAPRAAVSAATPDGQWWERMGDPLLSELVAMAVGHNNDALMAAANLREARAVVGVARGALLPEAATGGSFERSRVSANTLTGQSLEMANMPLESDLYQAGFDARWEIDIFGGARRGVEAARARQQAAEAGLSDVLLSVAAETARAYVELRGAQARLDVAERNAEAQRHTLELVRLRRDVGVASDMNVLQAEAQLQRTLALVPPLRAATDASIHRLGVLCGLPPAALRDRLTPCAPLPTVPDLVPVGLPSDLLLRRPDIRRVEHELHAATADIGQREADLFPKFSLTGSYGLNSIHFSDLFRDDSRAWTIMPGVRWAIFEGGRTRAAVAALEARREATLESWRKTVLVAFEEVETSLARYAESFVERERLSRSLAAQAEATRLAKVRYAEGVDDLLTVLDAERRQLEVEEALARSRSGVLLHLVSLYKALGGGWPEGSAGGGADAAIVPVVAPASASSSTPAGSAASGGK; this is translated from the coding sequence GTGCTTCCCGCGTTGCTGATCCTGGCTCTGGCGGGCTGCGCCGTGGGGCCGGACTACGACCGCCCCGCTCCGCCCGCCGCGCCCACGGAATGGAGCGCGGCCGCGACCCGCCCCGAAATTGCCCCCAAGGTTTCCGGGAACGCAGACAAGAACGGCGCCGCGCCCAAAGATTCGGATGCACCCCGCGCCGCCGTAAGCGCCGCCACCCCGGACGGGCAGTGGTGGGAGCGCATGGGCGATCCACTGCTGTCGGAGCTGGTGGCCATGGCCGTGGGCCACAACAACGACGCCCTCATGGCCGCCGCCAACCTGCGCGAGGCCCGCGCCGTGGTGGGCGTGGCCCGTGGCGCCCTGCTGCCCGAGGCGGCGACGGGCGGCAGCTTTGAGCGCAGCCGGGTGAGCGCCAACACCCTCACCGGGCAATCGCTGGAAATGGCCAACATGCCGCTGGAAAGCGACCTGTATCAGGCCGGGTTCGACGCGCGGTGGGAAATCGACATCTTCGGCGGCGCCCGGCGCGGTGTGGAAGCTGCCCGTGCCCGGCAGCAGGCGGCGGAGGCCGGGCTGTCCGACGTGCTGCTTTCCGTGGCGGCGGAAACGGCCCGCGCCTACGTGGAACTGCGCGGTGCGCAGGCCCGGCTGGACGTGGCCGAACGCAACGCCGAAGCCCAGCGCCATACCCTGGAACTGGTGCGATTGCGCCGCGACGTGGGCGTGGCCAGCGACATGAACGTGTTGCAGGCCGAGGCCCAGTTGCAGCGCACCCTGGCCCTTGTGCCCCCGCTGCGTGCGGCCACGGACGCCTCCATCCACCGGCTGGGCGTGCTGTGCGGCTTGCCCCCGGCGGCCCTGCGCGATCGGCTGACCCCGTGCGCGCCCCTGCCCACCGTGCCCGACCTGGTGCCCGTGGGCCTGCCCTCGGACCTCTTGCTGCGCCGTCCGGACATCCGCCGGGTAGAGCATGAACTGCATGCGGCCACGGCGGACATCGGCCAGCGCGAGGCGGACCTGTTCCCCAAGTTTTCGCTTACCGGCTCGTACGGGCTGAACAGCATCCATTTTTCGGACCTGTTCCGCGACGACAGCCGCGCCTGGACCATCATGCCCGGCGTGCGCTGGGCCATCTTCGAGGGTGGACGCACCCGAGCCGCCGTGGCCGCGCTGGAGGCCCGGCGCGAGGCCACCCTGGAGAGCTGGCGCAAGACCGTGCTGGTGGCCTTCGAAGAGGTGGAAACCTCGCTGGCCCGCTACGCCGAATCGTTCGTGGAGCGTGAACGGCTGTCCCGCTCGCTGGCTGCGCAGGCAGAGGCCACCCGGCTGGCCAAGGTGCGTTACGCGGAAGGCGTGGACGACCTGCTGACCGTGCTGGACGCCGAGCGTCGCCAACTGGAGGTGGAAGAGGCCCTGGCCCGCAGCCGCTCCGGCGTGCTGCTGCACCTGGTGTCGCTGTACAAGGCCCTGGGAGGCGGCTGGCCTGAAGGAAGCGCGGGGGGCGGTGCGGATGCGGCAATCGTTCCGGTTGTGGCCCCGGCGTCCGCCTCGTCGTCGACCCCGGCGGGAAGTGCGGCGTCCGGCGGGAAGTAA
- a CDS encoding MarR family transcriptional regulator yields the protein MSDCRRCRVDRAERHGAHGFGHTVKELARAWRAEFDRRFRPMGLSDTSWVVIWLLSEHGTLPQGRVAELLGVEGPTLVRLLDRMEKEGWVRRQPSETDRRVKLVALTDQARPVYDAMLDIGFALRDELMDGIPEEHVVIAHAVMLRLLDKLNGLATQNGGDPAGCEPCRPDTTD from the coding sequence ATGAGCGACTGCCGCCGCTGCCGTGTGGACCGCGCCGAGCGCCATGGCGCGCACGGCTTCGGCCACACCGTGAAAGAACTGGCCCGCGCCTGGCGGGCAGAGTTCGACCGGCGCTTCCGCCCCATGGGGCTGTCCGACACCAGCTGGGTGGTCATCTGGCTGCTGTCCGAGCACGGCACGCTGCCGCAGGGCCGCGTGGCCGAACTGCTGGGCGTGGAAGGCCCCACCCTGGTGCGGCTGCTGGACCGCATGGAAAAGGAAGGTTGGGTGCGCCGCCAGCCGTCGGAAACCGACCGCCGGGTAAAACTGGTGGCCCTGACCGACCAGGCCCGCCCGGTATACGACGCCATGCTGGACATCGGCTTTGCCCTGCGGGACGAACTGATGGACGGCATACCCGAAGAGCACGTGGTCATCGCCCACGCGGTGATGCTGCGCCTGCTGGACAAACTGAACGGGCTGGCTACCCAGAACGGGGGCGATCCGGCGGGGTGCGAACCCTGCCGACCCGATACCACGGACTGA
- a CDS encoding efflux transporter outer membrane subunit encodes MTSMNSLTGLQGFTYGKGRQLAAPARPVQGMRKLPLLLAAGLLAAMLTGCALGPDHARPAMDLPDAWRAGTADAGATQDGWWKGFGDPALDAMVAAALDHNRDLAKAIANVDEARAQLGLARANQMPRLDAQGASQRERYSLNSFNSFDESTRVQDLHNVGGTLSYEVDLWGRYRRASEAARADLLSTMAARDTVRLTLVSEVARTYFDLRAYDQQLQIARNTLASRESTQELRKVRHQLGLTSELDYRQAEAEAASARSSVHTLENSVSATETALAVLTGRSPRDIVTGTTERGLAVDAVPVPPSVPAGLPSTLLERRPDLVQAEQQLAAASARIGVAKAAYFPSISLTGLLGYESSDLTRLFTGPSGTWNYAGSVTMPIFDFGRVKAGVEAAEARQRAALAGYEKAVQDAFREAQNALVANRKARGVVEAQTTQVEALRRSLHLARLRYDNGYSSYLEVLDAERSLFQAEVSLASAQRDQLTAVVDVYRALGGGWAGIAPQAENAPAAPEATPRADKPVAAAQ; translated from the coding sequence ATGACAAGCATGAATAGCCTGACTGGCCTGCAGGGCTTCACATACGGCAAGGGGCGGCAGTTGGCCGCCCCGGCCCGCCCGGTGCAGGGAATGCGGAAACTGCCGCTGCTGCTGGCGGCGGGACTTCTGGCGGCCATGCTGACTGGCTGCGCGCTTGGCCCCGACCATGCCCGGCCCGCCATGGACCTGCCCGACGCCTGGCGCGCGGGCACGGCTGATGCGGGCGCCACGCAGGACGGCTGGTGGAAGGGCTTCGGCGACCCGGCGCTGGATGCCATGGTGGCCGCCGCGCTGGACCACAACCGCGACCTGGCCAAGGCCATCGCCAACGTGGACGAGGCCCGCGCCCAACTGGGCCTTGCCCGGGCCAACCAGATGCCCCGGCTGGACGCGCAGGGCGCATCGCAGCGCGAGCGCTATTCGCTGAACAGCTTCAATTCGTTCGATGAATCCACCCGCGTGCAGGACCTGCACAACGTGGGCGGCACGCTGTCCTACGAGGTGGACCTGTGGGGCCGCTACCGCCGCGCCAGCGAGGCGGCGCGCGCCGACCTGCTGTCCACCATGGCCGCGCGCGATACCGTGCGCCTGACCCTGGTCTCTGAAGTGGCCCGCACCTACTTCGACCTGCGCGCCTACGACCAGCAGCTCCAGATCGCCCGCAACACGCTGGCCTCGCGCGAATCCACGCAGGAACTGCGCAAGGTGCGCCATCAATTGGGCCTGACCAGCGAACTGGACTACCGGCAGGCCGAAGCGGAAGCCGCGTCCGCCCGGTCCAGCGTGCACACGCTGGAAAACAGCGTGTCCGCCACCGAAACGGCACTGGCCGTGCTGACCGGCAGAAGCCCGCGTGACATCGTAACCGGAACCACCGAACGCGGCCTTGCCGTGGACGCCGTGCCCGTACCGCCCAGCGTACCCGCCGGGCTGCCCTCGACCCTGCTGGAACGCCGGCCGGACCTTGTGCAGGCCGAGCAGCAGCTTGCGGCGGCCAGCGCGCGCATCGGCGTAGCCAAGGCGGCGTACTTTCCGTCCATCTCGCTTACCGGCCTCTTGGGCTACGAAAGCAGCGACCTGACCCGGTTGTTCACCGGCCCGTCGGGTACCTGGAACTATGCGGGCAGCGTGACCATGCCCATCTTCGACTTCGGCCGGGTCAAGGCCGGGGTGGAAGCTGCGGAAGCGCGCCAGCGTGCCGCCCTGGCCGGGTATGAAAAGGCCGTGCAGGACGCCTTCCGCGAAGCGCAGAACGCCCTGGTGGCCAACCGCAAGGCGCGCGGCGTGGTGGAGGCCCAGACCACCCAGGTGGAGGCGTTGCGCCGTTCGCTGCACCTGGCCCGGTTGCGCTACGACAACGGCTATTCCAGCTACCTTGAAGTGCTGGACGCCGAGCGCAGCCTGTTCCAGGCAGAGGTCTCGCTGGCATCCGCCCAGCGCGACCAACTGACGGCGGTGGTGGATGTGTACCGCGCCCTGGGCGGCGGCTGGGCGGGCATTGCGCCGCAGGCCGAAAACGCCCCTGCGGCCCCCGAAGCCACGCCCCGGGCCGACAAGCCCGTGGCGGCCGCGCAATGA
- a CDS encoding HlyD family efflux transporter periplasmic adaptor subunit gives MKKRILALAVLALCMAGGALAWRALRPVPDAGPVVLYGNVDLRQVSLAFKDAERVARVLVREGDRLAPGTLVAVLETDRLNREIARAKARVAAQAAALARLENGSRPQEKRRARADADAAAVELDNARRTYDRLRALSGTGAAREQDVDDALAARDQAAARLRVAQAQLALVEEGPRREDIDEARATLAGQRADLAVLEQRRADSELRAPLSGVVRSRLLEPGDMASAQRPVCTVAITDPKWVRAYLTETQLGRVHEGMPAEIATDARPGQPLEGWLGFISPTAEFTPRNVETPELRTSLVYEARVFVRDPDDALRLGMPATVTLREGHAVPVHTDGARQANATTSATPNAMAGADAAPGVPQ, from the coding sequence ATGAAGAAACGCATTCTCGCCCTCGCCGTGCTGGCGCTGTGCATGGCTGGTGGCGCGTTGGCCTGGCGTGCCCTGCGTCCCGTGCCCGATGCGGGACCGGTGGTGCTGTACGGCAACGTGGACCTGCGCCAGGTTTCCCTGGCCTTCAAGGACGCCGAACGGGTGGCCCGCGTGCTGGTACGCGAGGGCGACCGGCTGGCCCCCGGCACGCTGGTGGCCGTGCTGGAAACCGACCGCCTGAACCGCGAGATTGCCCGTGCCAAGGCCCGCGTGGCCGCGCAGGCCGCCGCGCTTGCCCGGCTGGAAAACGGCTCGCGACCGCAGGAAAAGCGCCGCGCCCGCGCCGATGCCGACGCCGCCGCCGTGGAACTGGACAACGCCCGGCGCACCTACGACCGGCTGCGCGCCCTGTCCGGCACCGGGGCCGCGCGCGAGCAGGACGTGGACGACGCCCTGGCCGCGCGCGACCAGGCCGCCGCCCGCCTGCGCGTGGCCCAGGCCCAACTGGCCCTGGTGGAGGAAGGCCCGCGCCGCGAGGATATCGACGAGGCCCGCGCTACGCTTGCTGGCCAGCGGGCCGACCTGGCCGTGCTGGAGCAGCGCCGCGCCGACAGCGAATTGCGCGCCCCCTTGTCCGGCGTGGTACGCTCGCGCCTGCTGGAACCGGGCGACATGGCCTCTGCCCAGCGCCCGGTATGCACCGTGGCCATCACCGACCCCAAGTGGGTGCGCGCCTACCTGACGGAAACCCAGCTTGGCCGCGTGCACGAAGGCATGCCCGCAGAAATTGCCACCGACGCCCGGCCCGGCCAGCCGCTGGAGGGCTGGCTGGGGTTCATCTCGCCCACGGCGGAATTCACCCCACGCAACGTGGAAACGCCGGAACTGCGCACCTCGCTGGTGTACGAGGCCCGCGTGTTCGTGCGTGACCCCGACGACGCGCTGCGCCTGGGCATGCCCGCCACGGTCACCCTGCGCGAGGGCCACGCGGTGCCCGTGCACACCGATGGGGCGCGCCAGGCCAACGCCACGACAAGCGCCACGCCCAATGCCATGGCAGGCGCTGACGCCGCGCCCGGAGTTCCGCAATGA
- a CDS encoding ABC transporter permease: protein MHDHTTAHRSTRKPAPAAVAPAAPPLRGPLALLHRLLALIAKEFLTLLKDPKSRTVVILPPLLQTIIFGYAATFDLVDVPCAIYDEDLSAASRELAARVAGSPTFRVVEYLRRDADMARLLDAGQVRLVLRIGQGFERALTLRGGVGQPTTADTDGGNAPSVSPAPSQAVIQAIADGRNSNTAGLALNYMASIVDDFGARYMAAHGGQPRPSTLLTRAWHNPNLLSRWFFVPGIVVMVTMVVTLIITALSVAREREQGTFDQMLVTPYRPTELLIGKAAPGFLVGLFEASLIVAMAVFWFGVPLRGNLLTLYTGLVLFLFSVVGIGLMISSLSVTMQQGLLGMFLFTMPAAILSGFATPIANMAEPVQWLTLVNPMRYVLIIVRGVFLEGADLTLLAPQLWPLALIGAVCMAAAGWLFRHRIQ, encoded by the coding sequence ATGCACGACCACACCACCGCACACCGTAGCACCCGAAAGCCCGCCCCCGCTGCCGTCGCCCCTGCTGCCCCTCCTCTCAGGGGCCCGCTGGCCCTGCTGCACCGCCTGCTGGCGCTCATCGCCAAGGAATTCCTGACCCTGCTGAAGGACCCCAAGAGCCGCACGGTGGTCATCCTGCCCCCGCTGCTCCAGACCATCATCTTCGGCTATGCCGCCACCTTCGATCTGGTGGACGTGCCCTGCGCCATCTATGACGAGGACCTCAGTGCGGCCTCGCGCGAGCTGGCCGCGCGGGTGGCCGGGTCGCCCACCTTCCGCGTGGTGGAATACCTGCGCCGCGATGCGGACATGGCTCGCCTGCTCGACGCCGGACAGGTGCGGCTGGTGCTGCGCATCGGCCAGGGCTTCGAGCGCGCCCTGACCCTGCGCGGCGGGGTGGGGCAACCGACCACTGCGGATACTGACGGCGGCAATGCCCCCAGCGTATCCCCCGCGCCCTCGCAGGCCGTGATCCAGGCCATTGCCGACGGACGCAACTCCAATACCGCCGGGCTTGCCCTCAACTACATGGCCTCCATCGTGGATGACTTCGGCGCGCGCTACATGGCCGCACATGGCGGCCAGCCCCGCCCTTCCACGCTGCTGACGCGGGCATGGCACAATCCCAACCTGCTCAGCCGATGGTTTTTCGTGCCGGGGATCGTGGTCATGGTGACCATGGTGGTCACGCTAATCATCACCGCACTGTCCGTGGCCCGCGAGCGCGAACAGGGCACCTTCGACCAGATGCTGGTCACCCCCTACCGCCCCACGGAACTGCTGATCGGCAAGGCCGCCCCCGGCTTTCTGGTGGGATTGTTCGAGGCATCGCTCATCGTGGCCATGGCGGTCTTCTGGTTCGGGGTGCCCCTGCGCGGCAACCTGCTGACCCTATACACCGGGCTGGTGCTGTTCCTGTTCTCGGTGGTGGGCATCGGCCTGATGATTTCGTCCCTGTCGGTGACCATGCAGCAGGGGCTGCTGGGCATGTTCCTGTTCACCATGCCCGCCGCCATCCTTTCCGGGTTCGCCACGCCCATCGCCAACATGGCCGAGCCGGTGCAGTGGCTTACCCTGGTTAACCCCATGCGCTACGTGCTCATCATCGTGCGGGGGGTGTTTCTGGAAGGGGCGGACCTGACCCTGCTGGCCCCGCAGTTGTGGCCGCTGGCGCTCATCGGCGCGGTGTGCATGGCCGCCGCCGGATGGCTTTTCCGGCACCGCATCCAATGA
- a CDS encoding ATP-binding cassette domain-containing protein: protein MTPPSPVFAARGLCRTFPAPGSMASVVRAVDGVTLDLAPGTINGLLGPDGAGKTTLLRLAAGLLLPDAGSLTVLGHDTVAEAQAVQSAIGYMPQRFGLYEDLSVAENLSLYADLHGVSAAQKAERWPALMRMTGLAPFLDRLAGRLSGGMKQKLGLACTLVRSPRLLLLDEPTVGVDPLSRRELWNIVFSLVREHGITVLVSTAYLDEAEHCDRVAIMHHGRLVGDGPPGDFTRPMAGRTWSVTPAARARAAQNLLGEAPGVTDAVLRAGGVRLLTETPQAARALVDGGLLAEQASAPGVLGSLHPRAPDFEDGFLALFAALPQESGPKDGVTGGQLAPPDATSSAAPIPRSEPDRALRHPAPSSAPDTPDTPDIPTRTDSPDAPPVIEVRGLERRFGTFMAVKGASFDVRRGEIFGLLGPNGAGKSTIFRMLCGLLPPTGGTLRVAGVDLRRAPAAARGRVGYVAQKFSLYGQLSVLENLRFFASAYGLHGAARDARIAWALRDFDLADVADAQSGELSLGYRQRLAMACALMHQPDILFLDEATSGVDPLARREFWRRITALAESGVTVIVTTHFLDEAEYCDRMAILVGGEVLALGTPAEIRALAPTEATPPHGRRQDGAGHDTALPPEAATIERAFIALAERHRATEAGTSGATAPSGTAGPSPGPGTRPRADSTVPGAMEQDVRPSALRGLLLRMRGLLRKEWLQVVRDPSAIAIALIMPVALLFLFGYGISLDARDVPVAIVADDLGPEAMELAARLLLADTFRPRVVTDMRRAEEDLRAGRVDAIVHLQSDFARRLSDATGAGAGWTARPDDAPPAGDTGTVPVQLIVNGVDPNNARTVSGYVTSVWQSWLSGRVATAGQVPAVRLATRMWFNPTSDSRHFLVPGLMVLIMTLTGALLTAMVMAREWERGTMEALLVTPVRMGELLTGKLLPYFVLGMGGMVLTVIMALYLFGVPLRGSLAVLAGASSLFLTAALGMGLLISVLARNQFIAGQAALLSTFLPALFLSGFIFDLESTPGFVQAVSYVIAARYFATLLKTIFLAGEVWEVIVPNALALAALAFFFLTVARLRCRKRLD, encoded by the coding sequence ATGACACCCCCCTCGCCCGTGTTTGCCGCGCGCGGGCTGTGCCGGACCTTTCCCGCCCCGGGAAGCATGGCTTCGGTTGTCCGGGCCGTGGACGGGGTGACCCTGGACCTTGCCCCCGGCACCATCAACGGCCTGCTGGGGCCGGACGGCGCGGGCAAGACCACCCTGCTGCGCCTGGCCGCCGGGCTGCTGTTGCCCGATGCGGGCAGCCTGACCGTGCTTGGGCACGACACCGTGGCCGAGGCGCAGGCCGTGCAGTCGGCCATCGGTTACATGCCCCAACGCTTCGGCCTGTACGAAGACCTTTCCGTGGCCGAAAACCTGTCCCTGTACGCCGACCTGCACGGGGTATCCGCCGCGCAAAAGGCCGAGCGCTGGCCCGCGCTGATGCGCATGACCGGCCTTGCGCCGTTCCTCGACCGCCTGGCCGGGCGACTTTCCGGCGGCATGAAGCAGAAGCTGGGGCTGGCCTGCACCCTGGTGCGCTCGCCCCGGTTGCTGCTGCTTGACGAACCCACCGTGGGCGTGGACCCGCTGTCCCGGCGCGAGTTGTGGAACATCGTGTTCTCGCTGGTGCGCGAGCACGGCATCACCGTGCTGGTCAGCACCGCCTACCTGGACGAGGCGGAACACTGCGACCGGGTGGCCATCATGCACCACGGGCGGCTGGTGGGCGACGGCCCGCCAGGAGACTTCACCCGGCCCATGGCGGGGCGGACTTGGTCCGTCACCCCCGCTGCGCGCGCCCGCGCGGCCCAGAACCTGCTGGGCGAGGCCCCCGGCGTGACCGATGCGGTGCTGCGCGCGGGTGGGGTACGCCTGCTGACGGAGACCCCGCAGGCGGCACGGGCGCTGGTGGACGGCGGCCTGCTGGCGGAACAGGCTTCCGCGCCGGGCGTCCTCGGCAGCCTGCACCCCCGCGCCCCCGACTTCGAGGATGGCTTCCTGGCCCTGTTCGCCGCGCTGCCGCAAGAGTCCGGCCCAAAGGATGGCGTGACGGGCGGGCAGCTTGCGCCGCCTGACGCCACGTCCAGCGCTGCCCCCATCCCCCGGTCCGAACCGGACCGCGCCCTGCGGCACCCGGCGCCTTCATCCGCGCCCGATACCCCCGACACCCCCGATATTCCCACCCGGACCGATTCTCCGGACGCGCCGCCGGTCATCGAGGTGCGCGGCCTCGAACGCCGCTTCGGCACGTTCATGGCCGTGAAGGGCGCCAGCTTCGATGTGCGGCGCGGCGAAATCTTCGGGCTGCTGGGGCCCAACGGCGCGGGCAAGTCCACCATCTTCCGGATGCTCTGCGGCCTCTTGCCGCCCACGGGCGGCACCCTGCGCGTGGCCGGTGTGGACCTGCGCCGCGCCCCGGCCGCCGCGCGCGGGCGGGTGGGCTACGTGGCCCAGAAATTTTCGCTGTACGGGCAGCTTTCGGTGCTGGAGAACCTGCGTTTCTTCGCCAGCGCCTACGGCCTGCATGGCGCCGCGCGCGATGCGCGCATCGCCTGGGCCCTGCGCGACTTCGACCTTGCGGATGTGGCCGATGCCCAGAGCGGCGAACTTTCGCTGGGCTACCGGCAGCGGCTGGCCATGGCCTGTGCCCTGATGCACCAGCCGGACATCCTGTTTCTGGACGAGGCAACCTCGGGCGTGGATCCGCTGGCCCGGCGCGAGTTCTGGCGACGCATCACCGCGCTGGCCGAATCGGGCGTCACGGTCATCGTTACCACCCACTTCCTGGACGAGGCGGAATACTGCGACCGCATGGCCATTCTGGTGGGCGGCGAAGTGCTGGCCCTGGGCACCCCGGCGGAAATCCGGGCACTGGCGCCCACGGAGGCAACCCCGCCGCACGGAAGGCGACAGGACGGCGCCGGGCACGACACGGCATTACCCCCCGAAGCGGCCACCATCGAGCGGGCCTTCATCGCGCTGGCGGAACGGCACAGGGCCACCGAAGCAGGCACATCCGGCGCGACCGCTCCAAGCGGCACGGCCGGGCCGTCTCCCGGCCCCGGCACGCGTCCCCGGGCCGACAGCACCGTCCCCGGCGCCATGGAGCAGGATGTCCGCCCCTCCGCCCTGCGCGGGCTGCTGCTGCGCATGCGCGGCCTGCTGCGCAAGGAGTGGCTGCAAGTGGTGCGCGACCCCAGCGCCATCGCCATCGCGTTGATCATGCCGGTGGCGCTGCTGTTCCTGTTCGGCTACGGCATCAGCCTGGACGCCCGAGACGTGCCCGTGGCCATCGTGGCCGACGACCTGGGGCCGGAGGCCATGGAACTCGCCGCGCGCCTGCTGCTGGCCGATACCTTTCGCCCCCGCGTCGTCACCGACATGCGCCGGGCAGAGGAAGACCTGCGCGCCGGGCGGGTGGATGCCATCGTGCACCTGCAATCCGACTTCGCCCGCCGCCTTTCGGATGCCACCGGCGCTGGCGCGGGGTGGACGGCACGCCCTGACGACGCCCCCCCGGCTGGGGATACGGGCACCGTGCCGGTACAGCTCATCGTCAACGGGGTGGACCCCAACAACGCCCGCACCGTATCCGGCTACGTCACCAGCGTGTGGCAGAGCTGGCTGTCCGGACGGGTGGCCACCGCCGGGCAGGTGCCGGCGGTACGGCTGGCCACGCGCATGTGGTTCAACCCCACCTCGGACAGCCGCCACTTTCTGGTGCCGGGGCTGATGGTGCTGATCATGACCCTGACCGGCGCCCTGCTGACCGCCATGGTCATGGCCCGCGAATGGGAACGCGGCACCATGGAGGCCCTGCTGGTGACCCCGGTGCGCATGGGCGAACTGCTCACCGGCAAGCTGCTGCCCTATTTCGTGCTGGGCATGGGGGGCATGGTGCTGACCGTGATCATGGCCCTGTACCTGTTCGGGGTACCCCTGCGCGGTTCGCTGGCGGTGCTGGCCGGAGCCTCGTCGCTGTTCCTCACCGCCGCGCTGGGCATGGGGCTGCTGATCTCGGTGCTGGCGCGCAACCAGTTCATCGCGGGGCAGGCGGCGCTGCTGTCCACCTTTCTGCCCGCGCTGTTCCTGTCGGGGTTCATCTTCGACCTGGAAAGCACCCCCGGCTTCGTGCAGGCGGTGTCGTACGTCATCGCGGCGCGCTACTTCGCCACCCTGCTCAAAACCATCTTTCTGGCGGGCGAAGTATGGGAGGTCATCGTGCCCAATGCGCTGGCCCTTGCCGCGCTGGCGTTCTTCTTCCTTACCGTGGCAAGGCTGCGCTGCCGCAAACGGCTGGACTAG